GTCCCAACGGCGTCCCTCATCGCCTCCTCGCTCGGCTTGATGGCCACCAGCGTTGCTCCATTCAAGACCGTGCCTCCAGGAAGCTCAATGTGTGGTGCGTACCACAGCCGCATGCTAAGCGCCGGCATGAGCGTGCGGTGCGAGTCACCGGAAGCAGACACCGGCCTGACCCGCAGCTCCTGCAGCTGGCACTTGTCCATGGTGAGCACGCCCTGGCCATCGGCGTCCGTGAGGTCCAGGCTCTCGAGCATGGCGTGGTCGGAGATGATGGGCTGCAGCAGGTAATGCCGGGCCGACGCCGCGATCAGCGAGCTGATGGTCCACAGCACCCGCAGCTTGAGGCCCCCGTTCGTGTAGAAGGACTCCGGTATGCTTCCTAGATCGTCAGACTCGGTAGAAGGGGGTGTGGTCGCACCGTCCTTGGCGGTAGAGGATGGTGAGGCGGATGCGGCGCCGAGGATGACGCAGCTGCCGAGCGTGGAGCCGAAGTCGGCCTTCCACTTGAGCAGCACGCCGTCGTCCATGCCGAGCTCGCCCGCGGGGAGCTCGATGTGCAGGGTGCGGAGCTCCTTGAAGGAGCGGAGCACCTCGGAGGGCGAGTGGTGCGAGACGTCGCCGCCGGGGGGcagcgaggaggagggggaggaggaggagcggcggAAGGAGGAGAGGGACGCGGAGGAGGGCGGGAAGTCGGCGGCGGAGTTGGCGTGGGAGAGGATCTGGCCGAGCGCCTGGATGGGCTTGACGATGCCGCCGATGACCATGCGCGCGATCTGGGAGAAGACGTTGCGCGCGCGGGCGGAGGCGGTGGGGGAGGAGGGCGCGGCGGAGGAGAGGGAGGCGGGGTCGTCGGGGATGACGCAGTCGACGCGGACGAGCACGGAGTCGACGAGCGGGACGAGGGCGTGGAAGCGGCGCGAGACGAGCGCGCAGCGGCCGAGCGCCTTGACGTCGCCGATGCGGTTGAAGATGACGAGGAGGAGCGGGTCGGGGAGGTCGTCGAAGTGGTCCTCCCCCGGGTGGTGGTCGTCGCCGGGGTCGCAGCGCCAGCGGCGGGACTCGACGGCGTCGTATTCGGCCATCGgccggcggcgagggagagcgGATCTGGAGGGTGAGGGGAAGGGGAGGGACGTGGGTGGGAGGCCACGAGGAGGTCTGAGACAGGACAGGAGGTGGACGGCGTGCACTCTCCTGTTGTTGCTTTTTTTGCTCGGGACAAAATGCAGTGGAGCCCCTGATCCTCCCCGAAATCATGGCCAAATACACTTATTATAATCGATTTTGTCAGTTTTGTGAGAGAGCTTTATCTTGCTTTCGTCGGTGCCAAGCATATGCAGGCACCACTGCCATCATAAAACTTTTTCCATAATccataccaccatatattttataTTAGTAAATGGTACTACATGTAGAGATAATTGAGGTCTTCATCGATTAtaaaataaaattttaaaaaacacGAAAATCTTTCAGGCTTTCAAACTCTTTCTGCTCCCACAATATAATTTTATACTTTTTCTAAATTCAGCTATAGAAAAATGTTATAGTTGTCATACCACAAACATGTAAATACTAATGCGAGTTCTCCCATGTTTTAAACCGCAATGCCAAGGCTAGTGCATGACATAGTTAGTAAAGTTATTTGTTAAACATGTAATACACGTATACCCTGTGTATACAtatctatctttattatattcatTGTGGGGGCTTTTCCCACTCCTATACtaacacacaactatgcccaaggAGAGGGTAACATTCTCGCTAACATTGGCATGGTATCAAAGCTACCTCTTCCAGACGTTTAGTGACAATTCTcccaaaccctagatcgtcgatcAAGATCGGCTGATTCACACACAAAAAATACGTCTGCTCGCCAAGATCAGCATGACCAAGATTGGCAGCGGCCCAATCCTTCTCTCCCGATGGTGTCGTCTTCTTTAGTCGTTGTTGGGATGGCTCTTTCAGCTGCCCTTGGGACGCAACCGACAGAAAAATGGACGAGGGACAACTTCCTGTTCTAGAAGATGCAAAGCCCTCCATGTGATCTGTCGTGCACAAGTCATGGGGTTACTAGATGGCTTCGACGCGCCACCAAAGGAAACTCTGGAGGTGGAAGAAGAAACAAACCATGCCCAACCCTGCCTATGGTCTGTGGCTTGCACGAGATCAACAAGATCTGATATATCTCAATCTTGAACACACCTTTAATGTGTGGTCGATTGTTGAGGGGTTGCACACGTTCCAAACCATGGCTCGCGTGACTATGCTACAAAGAGCTCTCTCCAACACGAAGAAGTTGGATATGTCTGGAGCCAAGTTCGTCGCTACGAAGAACGCCTTCGCATCTGGACTTGATTCGGCCGGGCGGAAGGCTGATGACCATGAACTGAAGGAACACATCTTAAACGGCCTCGACGGTGACTACACCGTCTTGTCGCCTCCATCAACGATGTCCCTATAACCACGCTAACTAATACATGTTCCCAACTCATTATGATCAAAGTCATCACATGTTATCCGAGAATGACCAACATCAGCAAGAGTAACACCAATATTGCAAAGAGAAGCAACCGAATAGCCTGATCGACGTCACTGGTTAGTAAAAGAGGGTAAATCATCCTTGTCGACTGCGTAGCAGCCGGGGCAAATATTGTGAGGAAAATCCTCGCGGCATTCATGAGAAGAAGTCCAAAATCGACCCGACAGAGCAAAATCTAAAGGAGCATACCCACCGAAATTTAATCTCCCAACACCTCGATGGACATCGAGAAGGAGATCACCTCGCCCAACGGGAGCATGGAGATTACTTGTTGTAGACAATGTCATCTCCATTAACAAGAGATCAAAAGAAGATGGCTACGAAAACCCTAAAACGATCTTTTGAAAACACTATTTTTCTGACAAGCTTCACTCACATAGATTGGATTCCCCTTCCATCCCGACACCAGCAAGACCGACCGAAGGAGGGGGAACCAACGTATGGTGGAGGCGGAGGCTATTGACAACAGATACTACCTCCATATCGGTTTAATACACAAATACGCATTTTAAGAAAGAAGTTTAACTataaatttggtcaacaaaatatgagatatatgatacaaaaattataccattggattcGTATTCAAAAGAAGTTTCTaatagtataatttttgtgatacatatttcatttttttttatcaaATTAGTAGTTGAAGTTTTTCTCGAAATGCGTAATAGGCCTATAATCCGGTATGGAGGTAGTAGAAGTGGGTACCATAAATTAATAAATGAAGCTAAAATTAAACAATAGATTCAAATCCACATAGTTTAGCATTTATAAAAAGAAGTTGCGTGCATCATTTTAATGCAGAGCTCCGggtttcaacttctttttcggAAATAAAAACATAACTTGGCGTTTATAGGATTCTCCCGCGAAAGAGGACACAGAAAGAATAAAAACTGTCACTAGCCCCATCTCAAGACAAAT
This Lolium perenne isolate Kyuss_39 chromosome 1, Kyuss_2.0, whole genome shotgun sequence DNA region includes the following protein-coding sequences:
- the LOC127327242 gene encoding F-box protein At5g46170, producing MAEYDAVESRRWRCDPGDDHHPGEDHFDDLPDPLLLVIFNRIGDVKALGRCALVSRRFHALVPLVDSVLVRVDCVIPDDPASLSSAAPSSPTASARARNVFSQIARMVIGGIVKPIQALGQILSHANSAADFPPSSASLSSFRRSSSSPSSSLPPGGDVSHHSPSEVLRSFKELRTLHIELPAGELGMDDGVLLKWKADFGSTLGSCVILGAASASPSSTAKDGATTPPSTESDDLGSIPESFYTNGGLKLRVLWTISSLIAASARHYLLQPIISDHAMLESLDLTDADGQGVLTMDKCQLQELRVRPVSASGDSHRTLMPALSMRLWYAPHIELPGGTVLNGATLVAIKPSEEAMRDAVGTGAAGSAACGPWVSDAFEEPYRTAVRLLLKRRMYTLEMNSF